One part of the Sphingopyxis sp. PAMC25046 genome encodes these proteins:
- a CDS encoding response regulator, whose translation MKVRHKVLVIDDELHIRRLIQAALARNDYAIVEAETARGALEQLRAERPDITLLDLGLPDRDGLELVPLFKQQSDTTLIVVSARDATDQKVAALDLGADDYLTKPFDTDELLARVRVALRNRLTRDGGTLALAVEDVTIDLVARTVTKAGQEIHLTPKEYGVLAQLAKFPGRVITHKQIMAEVWPHEHEHHVEYLRVLVRTLRQKLETDPQQPRIISNELGIGYRLRLGNDALAEDGKPSRWNI comes from the coding sequence ATGAAAGTGCGTCACAAGGTCTTGGTGATCGACGACGAACTCCACATCCGGCGCCTCATCCAAGCGGCGTTGGCGAGGAACGACTATGCGATCGTCGAGGCCGAGACCGCGCGCGGGGCACTGGAGCAGCTTCGAGCCGAGCGTCCCGACATCACCTTGCTCGATCTCGGGCTTCCCGATCGCGACGGGCTCGAACTAGTACCGCTGTTCAAACAGCAATCCGACACAACGCTGATCGTCGTTTCGGCGCGCGACGCGACCGATCAAAAGGTCGCCGCGCTCGACCTCGGCGCCGACGATTATCTCACCAAACCCTTCGATACCGACGAGCTGCTGGCCCGGGTCCGCGTCGCGCTGCGCAATCGGCTGACCCGCGACGGGGGAACGCTGGCGCTCGCGGTCGAGGATGTGACGATCGACCTCGTGGCGCGCACCGTGACGAAGGCTGGGCAGGAGATCCATCTGACCCCCAAGGAATATGGCGTGCTCGCGCAGCTCGCGAAATTTCCGGGGCGGGTGATCACGCACAAGCAGATCATGGCGGAGGTCTGGCCGCACGAGCATGAACATCATGTCGAATATCTGAGGGTGCTCGTGCGAACGCTGCGCCAGAAGCTCGAAACCGATCCGCAGCAGCCGCGGATCATCAGCAACGAGCTTGGTATCGGCTATCGGCTGCGGCTCGGCAACGACGCGTTGGCGGAGGATGGCAAAC